Proteins from a genomic interval of Gadus macrocephalus chromosome 2, ASM3116895v1:
- the unc119.2 gene encoding protein unc-119 homolog A yields METDGLAVGPGQSVDAAGHGPPEGGRQRGAEALGEGTGGAGAPEVGVGVTWTGDTSPSGEEEWNGFLAGTAEGPAREEEQEERGPPEWKRGDPVTPQHVLRLRGYTREFLCSPGDNVYNINFSRFKIRELQSGAVILDIKKHCPTEIKDVFEVDPGRFIQYHFSPSFLALKEIGATLEFTVGRRAVNRLRLIERHFFRNLLLKTFDFEIGFCIPFSRNTCEHIYSLPDLDPSTIAEMVASPFETRSDSFYFANNRLIMHHKAEYSFDQQDPSSSSSSSSS; encoded by the exons ATGGAGACGGACGGGCTGGCGGTCGGCCCGGGGCAGAGTGTCGACGCCGCCGGCCACGGACCACCTGAAGGGGGCCGGCAGCGCGGTGCGGAGGCCCTGggagaggggacggggggggcaggggcccccgaggtgggggtgggggtgacgtGGACGGGGGACACCAGCCCCTCGGGCGAGGAGGAGTGGAACGGGTTCCTCGCGGGGACCGCTGAGGGGCCCGCTcgcgaggaggagcaggaggagagagggcctCCAGAATGGAAGCGGGGTGACCCCGTGACCCCGCAGCACGTTCTCAGGCTCAGGGGGTACACCAGAG AGTTCCTGTGCTCCCCGGGAGACAACGTTTACAACATCAACTTTTCCCGCTTCAAGATCCGAGAGCTGCAGAGCGGAGCGGTTATCCTGGACATCAAGAAGCACTGCCCCACcg AGATCAAGGACGTCTTCGAGGTGGACCCAGGCCGGTTCATACAGTATCacttctccccctcctttctGGCCCTCAAGGAAATTGGGGCCAC GTTGGAGTTCACGGTTGGCCGGAGGGCAGTGAACCGCCTCCGACTGATCGAGAGGCACTTCTTTCGGAATCTCCTGCTCAAAACGTTCGACTTTGAGATCGGCTTCTGCATCCCGTTCAGCAGGAACACGTGTGAACACATCTACAGTCTCCCTGATCTGGACCCCAGCACTA tcgCGGAGATGGTGGCCAGCCCGTTCGAGACGCGCTCAGACAGCTTCTACTTTGCCAACAACCGGCTCATCATGCACCACAAGGCAGAGTACTCCTTCGACCAGCAggatccatcatcatcatcatcctcatcttcatcctaG
- the slc16a6b gene encoding solute carrier family 16 member 6b isoform X2, translating into MTPPGQCPYSSALSPFCSAGLGYCLSFLPTVTMLAQYFSRRRTLVTSMASSGESFAVFAFAPAFMTLKKRIGWRSCLIIIGLIQTAVIGCGFLLRPIVIRPAAEPASTERGDDASEEGSVSLKDDFELENEQTKASIGSEDSGITSLSTSCNELPAAAAAAAPTAAADPQDEADSLMEAQRDAGPAAPRPKLLDFSGLRDSVFICYSLFGLFATLGFFAPQLYVIRLSKSRGVADAMASYMLCAMAVAEVCGRLSIGVVLGRRAAGKLRVLLACVALLCLVLVAFALVRDFWGLLSCCVLYGFFLGMVASTHIPMLAEEEVVGVERMASSVGLYVCIQSFAGLAGPPLGGWLVDITDNYGSAFYSCAVGMGLGAVCLALVGPAKARASRRRGEGAGHQGDQTRDPPGRPDDDRDFLEVDLAPEGLGRGRSPTVA; encoded by the exons ATGACCCCACCAGGCCAGTGCCCCTATTCCTCTGCCTTGTCCCCCTTTTGCTCTGCAGGCCTGGGCTActgcctctccttcctccccaccGTCACCATGCTGGCGCAGTACTTCTCCCGCCGCCGGACCCTGGTCACCTCCATGGCGTCCTCCGGGGAGTCCTTCGCCGTGTTCGCCTTCGCTCCAG CGTTCATGACGCTGAAGAAGCGAATCGGCTGGCGCTCCTGCCTCATCATCATCGGGCTGATCCAGACGGCCGTGATCGGCTGCGGCTTCCTCCTCCGGCCGATCGTCATCCGGCCCGCCGCGGAGCCGGCGTCGACGGAGCGGGGCGACGACGCGTCCGAGGAGGGCTCCGTCTCCCTGAAGGACGACTTCGAGCTGGAGAACGAGCAGACCAAGGCGTCCATCGGCTCCGAGGACTCGGGCatcacctccctctccacctcctgcaACGAgctcccggcggcggcggcggcggcggcgcccacCGCGGCGGCCGACCCCCAGGACGAGGCCGACTCCCTGATGGAGGCGCAGCGGGACGCGGGCCCCGCCGCGCCCCGACCCAAGCTGCTGGACTTCTCGGGGCTCCGGGACAGCGTCTTCATCTGCTACTCCCTGTTCGGCCTCTTCGCCACGCTGGGCTTCTTCGCGCCGCAGCTCTACGTCATCCGGCTGAGCAAGAGCCGGGGCGTGGCCGACGCCATGGCGTCCTACATGCTGTGCGCCATGGCGGTGGCAGAGGTGTGCGGCCGCCTCTCCATCGGCGTGGTGCTGGGCCGCCGGGCCGCGGGGAAGCTGCGCGTGCTGCTGGCGTGCGTGGCGCTCCTCTGCCTGGTGCTGGTGGCCTTCGCCCTGGTGCGGGACTTCTGGGGCCTGCTGTCCTGCTGCGTCCTCTACGGCTTCTTCCTGGGCATGGTGGCGTCCACGCACATCCCCATGCTggccgaggaggaggtggtgggcgtGGAGCGCATGGCCTCCTCCGTGGGCCTGTACGTGTGCATCCAGAGCTTCGCCGGGCTCGCCGGCCCCCCGCTCGGAG GATGGCTGGTGGACATCACTGACAACTACGGCTCGGCCTTCTACTCCTGCGCCGTGGGCATGGGCCTGGGGGCCGTGTGCCTGGCCCTGGTGGGGCCCGCCAAGGCCCGCGCATCACGCAGGAGGGGCGAGGGGGCCGGTCACCAGGGCGACCAGACCAGGGACCCGCCGGGCCGTCCCGACGACGACCGGGACTTCCTGGAGGTGGACCTGGCCCCCGAGGGGCTGGGCCGGGGGAGGAGCCCCACGGTGGCGTGA
- the slc16a6b gene encoding solute carrier family 16 member 6b isoform X1 produces the protein MKTMVPAGGCTGPCVYPAVPDGGWGWVVAGAFFVVEVCTYGTIKSLGVFLEDLMEEFGESNSRVSWVISICVFVFNFSAPLASVLSNRFGCLPVAVTGGVLVCLGTISSAFTTSINQMYVTIGVVSGLGYCLSFLPTVTMLAQYFSRRRTLVTSMASSGESFAVFAFAPAFMTLKKRIGWRSCLIIIGLIQTAVIGCGFLLRPIVIRPAAEPASTERGDDASEEGSVSLKDDFELENEQTKASIGSEDSGITSLSTSCNELPAAAAAAAPTAAADPQDEADSLMEAQRDAGPAAPRPKLLDFSGLRDSVFICYSLFGLFATLGFFAPQLYVIRLSKSRGVADAMASYMLCAMAVAEVCGRLSIGVVLGRRAAGKLRVLLACVALLCLVLVAFALVRDFWGLLSCCVLYGFFLGMVASTHIPMLAEEEVVGVERMASSVGLYVCIQSFAGLAGPPLGGWLVDITDNYGSAFYSCAVGMGLGAVCLALVGPAKARASRRRGEGAGHQGDQTRDPPGRPDDDRDFLEVDLAPEGLGRGRSPTVA, from the exons ATGAAGACGATGGTTCCTGCCGGCGGCTGCACCGGGCCCTGCGTGTACCCGGCCGTGCCCGACGGCGGCTGGGGCTGGGTGGTGGCGGGGGCCTTCTTCGTGGTGGAGGTGTGCACCTACGGCACCATCAAGAGCCTGGGGGTGTTCCTGGAGGACCTGATGGAGGAGTTTGGCGAGAGCAACAGCCGCGTGTCCTGGGTCATCTCCATCTGCGTCTTCGTCTTCAACTTCTCAG CGCCGCTGGCCTCGGTACTGAGCAACCGCTTTGGCTGCCTGCCCGTGGCGGTGACGGGGGGCGTCCTCGTCTGCCTGGGCACCATCAGCTCCgccttcaccacctccatcaaccagaTGTACGTCACCATCGGAGTGGTCTCGG GCCTGGGCTActgcctctccttcctccccaccGTCACCATGCTGGCGCAGTACTTCTCCCGCCGCCGGACCCTGGTCACCTCCATGGCGTCCTCCGGGGAGTCCTTCGCCGTGTTCGCCTTCGCTCCAG CGTTCATGACGCTGAAGAAGCGAATCGGCTGGCGCTCCTGCCTCATCATCATCGGGCTGATCCAGACGGCCGTGATCGGCTGCGGCTTCCTCCTCCGGCCGATCGTCATCCGGCCCGCCGCGGAGCCGGCGTCGACGGAGCGGGGCGACGACGCGTCCGAGGAGGGCTCCGTCTCCCTGAAGGACGACTTCGAGCTGGAGAACGAGCAGACCAAGGCGTCCATCGGCTCCGAGGACTCGGGCatcacctccctctccacctcctgcaACGAgctcccggcggcggcggcggcggcggcgcccacCGCGGCGGCCGACCCCCAGGACGAGGCCGACTCCCTGATGGAGGCGCAGCGGGACGCGGGCCCCGCCGCGCCCCGACCCAAGCTGCTGGACTTCTCGGGGCTCCGGGACAGCGTCTTCATCTGCTACTCCCTGTTCGGCCTCTTCGCCACGCTGGGCTTCTTCGCGCCGCAGCTCTACGTCATCCGGCTGAGCAAGAGCCGGGGCGTGGCCGACGCCATGGCGTCCTACATGCTGTGCGCCATGGCGGTGGCAGAGGTGTGCGGCCGCCTCTCCATCGGCGTGGTGCTGGGCCGCCGGGCCGCGGGGAAGCTGCGCGTGCTGCTGGCGTGCGTGGCGCTCCTCTGCCTGGTGCTGGTGGCCTTCGCCCTGGTGCGGGACTTCTGGGGCCTGCTGTCCTGCTGCGTCCTCTACGGCTTCTTCCTGGGCATGGTGGCGTCCACGCACATCCCCATGCTggccgaggaggaggtggtgggcgtGGAGCGCATGGCCTCCTCCGTGGGCCTGTACGTGTGCATCCAGAGCTTCGCCGGGCTCGCCGGCCCCCCGCTCGGAG GATGGCTGGTGGACATCACTGACAACTACGGCTCGGCCTTCTACTCCTGCGCCGTGGGCATGGGCCTGGGGGCCGTGTGCCTGGCCCTGGTGGGGCCCGCCAAGGCCCGCGCATCACGCAGGAGGGGCGAGGGGGCCGGTCACCAGGGCGACCAGACCAGGGACCCGCCGGGCCGTCCCGACGACGACCGGGACTTCCTGGAGGTGGACCTGGCCCCCGAGGGGCTGGGCCGGGGGAGGAGCCCCACGGTGGCGTGA